Proteins encoded within one genomic window of Spirulina major PCC 6313:
- a CDS encoding S8 family serine peptidase produces the protein MTDAGVPETTIGLTLQRGGEELMLLKVGDRFTVQLTAPDAPLPDSLSRLNRHLLPQTALWEFIIAPASLETAMTAARQSDSVTFASHVYQLQNSPETLAYLTEELTVQFAAGLRETEQKALTQPLGLECDRPLAGIPDTYIYHLTPAATENPIKVANRLMAHTAVLTAEPNIIFLRESFYRPQDTHYDQQWYLNHNGGHQLAPTSHLDCEKAWDLQRGTRSVVVAIMDDAIDINHPDFQGAGKIVAPYDFRDRDFAPLPTNTQESHGTACAGVAVAEENGQGVVGVAPGCALMPLRTTGYLDDRSIESLFNWAIDKGASVISCSWGAASVHFPLSLRQRAVIHRAATEGRGGKGCVVVFAAGNANRPVQGTIYERGWPNDLLSGPTDWLSGFGTHPDVITVSACTSLGTKSSYSNWGTHISVCAPSNNAPPGMWFPKTGFAQTAPTINYRLPGLGIFTTDQLGSLGYDRGDFTRDFGGTSSACPVVAGVAALVLSANPNLTAVEVKEVLQQTADKIVDRDRDPQLGLQLGTYDSKGHSQWFGYGKVNAYAAVKEAQRRLPQRNTPVPTRQKISRRSSTAAPIPDHNPQGLLSSLEVSQAGAIAALTITIDLVHEFLGDLEIKLRSPHGITVLLQGRTLGSLTHLKRTYTPAIAPVLQSFLQQPAQGTWQLWVIDRVLGDTGTLQGWGLDLDILAP, from the coding sequence ATGACCGATGCTGGGGTTCCGGAAACAACGATAGGGTTGACGCTCCAACGGGGCGGGGAAGAATTAATGTTGCTCAAGGTGGGCGATCGCTTCACCGTGCAACTCACCGCCCCCGATGCCCCACTCCCGGATAGCCTTAGCCGTCTCAATCGCCATCTGTTGCCCCAAACGGCCCTGTGGGAATTCATCATCGCTCCGGCCAGCTTAGAAACCGCCATGACCGCTGCTCGGCAGTCGGACTCGGTCACCTTTGCTAGCCATGTGTATCAGTTGCAAAACAGCCCCGAAACCTTGGCCTATTTGACGGAGGAGTTGACGGTGCAGTTTGCCGCCGGTCTGAGGGAGACGGAACAGAAGGCCTTGACGCAGCCCCTGGGGTTAGAGTGCGATCGCCCCCTCGCCGGGATTCCCGACACCTATATCTATCACCTCACCCCCGCCGCCACCGAAAACCCGATCAAGGTCGCCAATCGGCTCATGGCCCATACTGCCGTGCTGACGGCTGAACCCAATATTATCTTTCTGCGCGAATCCTTCTATCGCCCCCAAGATACCCACTACGACCAGCAATGGTACTTAAACCACAACGGGGGCCATCAACTGGCCCCCACCTCCCATCTTGACTGCGAAAAGGCATGGGATCTACAACGGGGGACGCGATCGGTCGTCGTGGCGATTATGGATGATGCCATTGACATCAACCACCCTGATTTTCAAGGCGCAGGCAAGATTGTCGCCCCCTATGATTTTCGCGATCGCGACTTTGCCCCCCTCCCCACCAACACCCAAGAAAGCCACGGCACCGCCTGCGCTGGGGTCGCCGTCGCTGAAGAAAACGGCCAGGGGGTCGTTGGGGTCGCTCCCGGCTGTGCCCTGATGCCCCTGCGCACCACCGGCTACCTGGATGACCGTTCCATTGAAAGCCTGTTTAATTGGGCGATCGATAAAGGAGCCAGCGTCATTTCCTGTAGTTGGGGCGCGGCTTCGGTGCATTTTCCCCTTTCCCTGCGGCAACGGGCCGTGATTCACCGCGCCGCCACCGAGGGCCGAGGCGGTAAGGGCTGCGTGGTGGTGTTTGCCGCCGGAAATGCCAATCGCCCGGTACAAGGCACGATCTACGAACGGGGTTGGCCCAATGATCTCCTCAGCGGGCCGACGGATTGGCTCAGTGGCTTTGGAACCCATCCCGATGTGATCACCGTGTCCGCCTGCACCAGCCTCGGCACCAAGTCCAGCTACAGCAATTGGGGGACGCATATTTCCGTCTGTGCGCCCAGTAATAACGCGCCGCCGGGGATGTGGTTCCCGAAAACCGGCTTCGCCCAAACCGCCCCGACGATTAACTACCGCTTGCCGGGGTTGGGGATTTTTACGACGGATCAACTGGGAAGTTTGGGCTATGACCGGGGCGATTTTACCCGTGATTTTGGCGGGACTTCTAGTGCTTGTCCGGTGGTGGCGGGGGTGGCGGCGTTGGTGCTGTCGGCGAATCCTAATTTAACGGCGGTGGAGGTGAAGGAGGTGTTGCAACAGACGGCGGATAAGATTGTGGATCGCGATCGCGATCCGCAACTGGGGTTACAGTTGGGAACCTATGACAGCAAAGGCCATTCCCAATGGTTCGGCTACGGCAAGGTGAACGCCTACGCAGCAGTTAAGGAAGCCCAGCGCCGCCTGCCCCAACGCAATACCCCCGTCCCCACCCGGCAGAAAATTTCCCGCCGCAGCAGTACCGCCGCCCCGATTCCCGACCATAATCCCCAGGGTCTGTTGAGTAGTTTGGAAGTGTCCCAAGCGGGCGCGATCGCTGCCCTCACCATCACCATTGATCTGGTCCATGAGTTTCTCGGTGATCTGGAAATCAAACTCCGCAGTCCCCACGGCATCACGGTCTTACTCCAAGGGCGCACCCTCGGCAGCCTCACCCACCTAAAACGTACCTATACCCCTGCGATCGCCCCCGTCCTGCAATCCTTCCTCCAACAACCCGCCCAAGGGACTTGGCAACTGTGGGTCATCGATCGCGTCTTGGGCGATACCGGCACGCTCCAAGGCTGGGGCTTAGATCTCGACATTCTCGCACCCTAA
- the deoC gene encoding deoxyribose-phosphate aldolase: MDPAEIDLARYLDHAILHPTATLDEVKAGCQVANRYNLPAVCVYPHAVRTATELLHNQRPQVCAVIGFPSGASTTATKLYEAQEAVSHGATELDVVINLGWVKAGNANAIAQEIAQIVEETGQPIKTILEMGLLTPEEQRLAATVCLDAGAAFLKTSTGWFGGATVEQVSLLREVTRGSAGIKASGGIRTADDAIALILAGATRLGTSRSAELIKQRENQGRTPG; encoded by the coding sequence ATGGACCCCGCTGAAATTGACCTCGCCCGCTACCTTGACCATGCTATTTTGCACCCTACCGCCACCCTCGACGAGGTGAAAGCGGGCTGCCAAGTGGCCAACCGCTACAATCTGCCCGCTGTTTGTGTCTATCCCCACGCAGTGCGTACCGCCACAGAATTGCTGCACAATCAACGCCCCCAAGTCTGTGCCGTGATTGGTTTTCCCAGCGGCGCGAGCACTACGGCCACCAAACTCTACGAAGCCCAAGAAGCCGTTAGCCATGGCGCGACGGAATTAGATGTGGTGATTAATCTGGGGTGGGTGAAGGCAGGGAATGCGAATGCGATCGCCCAGGAAATCGCCCAAATTGTCGAAGAAACGGGACAACCGATTAAAACGATTTTGGAGATGGGCCTGTTAACCCCAGAGGAGCAACGTTTGGCGGCGACGGTTTGCCTCGATGCGGGGGCGGCGTTTTTAAAAACGAGCACGGGCTGGTTTGGGGGGGCGACGGTGGAACAGGTGAGCCTGTTGCGGGAGGTGACGCGGGGCAGTGCGGGGATTAAGGCATCGGGGGGAATTCGTACCGCTGATGATGCGATCGCGCTGATTCTGGCCGGAGCCACCCGTCTGGGTACGTCCCGCAGTGCTGAGTTAATTAAACAACGGGAAAACCAAGGCAGAACCCCAGGCTGA
- a CDS encoding bifunctional orotidine-5'-phosphate decarboxylase/orotate phosphoribosyltransferase, whose product MSFLTKLDAACDRNNSILVLGLDPNPEMLPAQYAASHSQLTDELGDWLNHLISATVDHVCAYKPSFGFYQSLGAPGIELLEQVLLSIPSHIPIILDVKHSDLNSSSFLARTLFEQWQVDAVTLTPFAGHDQAAPFLVYPDKAAFMVCRTSNPGAIAIQDYPMPDAPLYLHLVTEVSAWGPPEQVCLEIGTSNPEVLAKVRNLAPERLILARSIWEHQESLAAIINAGLNANGSGLLLPVPQDYLSYDDPVTAIAALNQEINHHCYQHQQNQPHHHCQLWTTNVCLLEQHPQQDLILQLFDLECILFGDYVQASGATFSYYIDLRKVISNPQVFHQMLNAYAELLTPLTFDRIAGLPYGALPTATGLSMILGRPMIFPRKEVKAHGTRRVIEGHFEPGETVVVVDDVLISGKSAIEGTEKLTSAGLVVNDIVVFIDHEQGVSDRIAAAGYRTHAVLTLSDITETLYAAARIDEDQYQALTHAEQKDITVI is encoded by the coding sequence ATGAGCTTTTTAACCAAACTGGATGCTGCCTGCGATCGCAACAATAGCATTCTCGTGTTGGGGCTTGACCCCAATCCTGAAATGCTCCCGGCCCAATATGCCGCGAGCCATAGCCAACTCACCGATGAACTCGGCGATTGGCTCAATCACTTAATCTCAGCCACAGTGGATCACGTCTGTGCCTATAAACCCAGTTTCGGCTTCTATCAATCCTTGGGTGCGCCGGGGATTGAACTCCTTGAACAGGTGTTGCTGTCGATTCCGTCCCATATTCCAATCATTTTGGATGTGAAGCATAGCGACCTCAACAGCAGTAGCTTTTTAGCTCGCACCCTCTTTGAACAATGGCAAGTGGATGCGGTCACCCTCACCCCATTTGCTGGCCATGACCAGGCCGCGCCCTTTTTGGTCTATCCCGATAAAGCGGCCTTTATGGTCTGTCGCACCTCGAATCCGGGGGCGATCGCGATCCAAGATTACCCGATGCCCGATGCGCCCCTGTATCTGCATCTGGTGACGGAAGTGTCCGCCTGGGGGCCGCCGGAGCAGGTGTGTTTAGAAATTGGCACGAGTAACCCGGAAGTTTTAGCCAAGGTGCGCAACCTGGCCCCCGAACGCTTAATCCTGGCTCGGAGTATTTGGGAGCATCAAGAAAGCCTGGCGGCGATTATTAACGCGGGGTTAAACGCTAACGGGAGCGGTCTGCTGTTGCCTGTGCCCCAAGACTATCTCAGTTACGACGATCCGGTAACCGCGATCGCCGCCCTCAACCAAGAAATTAACCACCACTGTTACCAACACCAGCAAAATCAACCCCACCACCACTGTCAACTCTGGACTACGAACGTTTGCCTCCTAGAACAACACCCCCAGCAAGACCTGATTTTGCAACTGTTTGACCTCGAATGTATTTTGTTTGGAGACTATGTCCAAGCGTCGGGGGCGACGTTTTCCTACTACATTGATCTGCGGAAGGTCATTTCCAATCCCCAAGTCTTTCACCAAATGCTCAACGCCTATGCGGAACTGCTCACACCCCTCACCTTTGACCGCATTGCTGGCCTGCCCTACGGGGCATTGCCCACCGCAACGGGGTTATCGATGATCCTGGGCCGACCGATGATTTTCCCGCGCAAGGAAGTGAAAGCCCACGGGACGCGGCGGGTGATTGAAGGGCATTTTGAGCCGGGGGAAACGGTGGTGGTGGTTGATGATGTGCTGATCAGCGGCAAGAGTGCGATCGAAGGTACGGAAAAACTGACCTCTGCCGGGCTGGTGGTCAATGATATTGTGGTGTTTATTGACCATGAGCAGGGTGTGTCGGATCGGATCGCCGCTGCTGGCTACCGGACCCATGCGGTCTTAACTCTGTCGGATATTACGGAAACCCTCTATGCGGCGGCTCGGATCGATGAAGATCAGTATCAAGCCCTGACCCATGCTGAACAAAAAGACATCACCGTGATCTGA
- the psb28 gene encoding photosystem II reaction center protein Psb28 produces the protein MTAYIEFARGITEEAVPDVRVTRSKSGNSGTATFYFQEPKALMDNSIANDITGMYLIDDEGELMTREVNARFVNGQAAGIEAVLIMQTAAEWERFIRFMNRYAESAGLELNRND, from the coding sequence ATGACAGCCTATATCGAATTTGCCCGAGGAATTACCGAAGAAGCCGTTCCCGATGTGCGCGTCACCCGCTCCAAAAGTGGCAACAGCGGCACCGCGACCTTCTACTTTCAAGAACCCAAAGCCCTGATGGACAACAGCATCGCCAATGACATCACGGGGATGTACTTGATCGATGACGAAGGGGAACTGATGACGCGGGAGGTGAACGCTCGCTTCGTCAATGGCCAAGCCGCCGGGATTGAAGCCGTGCTCATCATGCAAACCGCCGCAGAATGGGAGCGGTTTATTCGCTTCATGAATCGCTATGCTGAGTCTGCGGGCTTAGAACTGAATCGGAACGACTAA
- a CDS encoding MogA/MoaB family molybdenum cofactor biosynthesis protein, which yields MHPHPDSRIITARCAVLTVSDTRTIATDRSGQLLQSLLDQAYHTVAAYALCPDDPAQIRHHLEQWGQDPAIDLVITSGGTGIAPRDTTYEAIAALLQPTLPGFGELFRMLSFEEIGSRAMASRAIAGVYHQTWVFALPGSSNGVRLAMERLILPELNHLLTQLRPDFPAAPTVPPP from the coding sequence ATGCACCCCCATCCTGATTCCCGGATCATTACGGCTCGTTGTGCGGTTTTGACGGTGAGTGATACGCGCACGATCGCCACCGATCGCAGTGGTCAATTGTTACAAAGTCTGCTCGATCAGGCTTACCACACCGTGGCCGCCTACGCCCTTTGCCCCGATGACCCGGCCCAGATTCGTCACCACCTTGAACAGTGGGGGCAAGATCCGGCAATTGATCTGGTGATCACGTCGGGGGGGACGGGGATCGCGCCCCGCGACACCACCTATGAGGCGATCGCGGCTCTGCTCCAGCCGACGTTGCCGGGGTTTGGGGAATTGTTTCGGATGTTGAGTTTTGAGGAGATTGGGTCGCGGGCGATGGCATCACGGGCGATCGCGGGAGTCTATCACCAAACCTGGGTGTTTGCCCTGCCGGGTTCAAGCAACGGGGTACGGTTGGCGATGGAGCGCTTAATTTTGCCGGAACTTAATCATTTGCTGACCCAGTTGCGCCCAGATTTTCCTGCCGCGCCAACAGTACCGCCCCCGTAG
- a CDS encoding BadF/BadG/BcrA/BcrD ATPase family protein — MADRVVGRELFVGIDGGATKTIARVENAQGQLLGVGKAGPANIRLDPVGAWRSIRAAIAQALAEFAIPSEVAGYRWYGGAGLAGTQVPAACDRFLALGHRFTRLHLHSDGYISCLGAHRGQDGAVIAIGTGVVAYQIEGERVTRVSGWGFPQGDEGSGAWLGLAAIQHTLQWWDGRRAVTPLIRGVMARFDQDGDRLILWANGAGSQQFAELAPVVITAAAAGDESAIALMTAAGQEIEKIWRALVAKQQQPLPCSLLGGLASSLEPYLGDEMRSHLVPPQADAATGAVLLARQENLGATGSAND, encoded by the coding sequence ATGGCTGATCGGGTGGTAGGTCGGGAGCTATTTGTGGGCATTGATGGGGGCGCAACGAAAACCATCGCCCGCGTTGAAAATGCCCAGGGTCAACTGTTGGGGGTCGGGAAAGCTGGCCCGGCGAATATTCGCCTTGATCCGGTGGGGGCGTGGCGGTCGATTCGGGCAGCGATCGCCCAGGCCTTAGCGGAGTTTGCCATTCCCTCGGAGGTGGCAGGCTATCGCTGGTATGGGGGGGCAGGCTTGGCGGGAACCCAGGTCCCGGCGGCCTGCGATCGCTTTCTCGCCCTCGGTCATCGCTTCACCCGGCTGCACCTCCATTCCGATGGTTATATTTCCTGCCTAGGGGCCCATCGGGGCCAAGATGGCGCGGTGATTGCGATCGGAACGGGGGTAGTGGCCTATCAAATTGAGGGCGAACGGGTGACGCGGGTCAGCGGCTGGGGGTTTCCCCAGGGGGATGAGGGCAGCGGCGCATGGCTGGGGCTGGCGGCGATTCAGCACACATTGCAATGGTGGGATGGTCGCCGGGCGGTGACCCCGCTGATTCGGGGCGTGATGGCACGGTTTGACCAAGACGGCGATCGCCTCATTCTCTGGGCCAATGGGGCGGGGTCGCAACAGTTTGCCGAACTGGCCCCGGTGGTGATCACGGCGGCGGCAGCGGGGGATGAAAGTGCGATCGCCCTGATGACCGCAGCGGGGCAGGAAATCGAAAAAATTTGGCGGGCCTTGGTGGCGAAACAACAGCAGCCCCTTCCCTGTAGTCTCCTCGGCGGCCTGGCTTCCTCCCTGGAACCGTATCTAGGGGATGAGATGCGATCGCACCTCGTCCCGCCCCAGGCCGATGCGGCTACGGGGGCGGTACTGTTGGCGCGGCAGGAAAATCTGGGCGCAACTGGGTCAGCAAATGATTAA
- the psaC gene encoding photosystem I iron-sulfur center protein PsaC: MSHSVKIYDTCIGCTQCVRACPLDVLEMVPWDGCKASQIASSPRTEDCVGCKRCETACPTDFLSVRVYLGAETTRSMGLAY; the protein is encoded by the coding sequence ATGTCTCATAGCGTAAAAATTTACGACACCTGCATTGGCTGTACTCAATGTGTACGGGCTTGTCCCCTAGACGTACTCGAAATGGTGCCTTGGGATGGCTGCAAAGCATCTCAAATCGCATCATCACCGCGTACCGAGGATTGTGTGGGTTGCAAACGTTGCGAAACGGCTTGCCCTACGGATTTCCTCAGCGTTCGAGTCTATCTAGGAGCCGAAACCACCCGCAGTATGGGATTGGCGTACTAG
- a CDS encoding GPW/gp25 family protein: MPKSSLAHIGTSPAFPLSCTVQGGLQMSRQDHNVAESIRLILGTRHGERVYRPNFGSRLSELVFAPMNSQTLLLTRLYVEEAIRQWEPRIELDGVFTQPDPVRGRLDIIIQYHFKDTHDSRSLVYPFYLTPPS; the protein is encoded by the coding sequence ATGCCTAAATCGTCCCTTGCTCATATTGGCACTAGCCCCGCCTTTCCCCTTTCCTGTACCGTTCAGGGCGGCTTGCAGATGAGCCGCCAAGATCACAACGTGGCGGAGTCGATTCGGTTGATTTTGGGGACTCGCCACGGTGAGCGGGTGTATCGCCCTAACTTTGGGTCGCGTCTTTCGGAATTGGTGTTTGCGCCGATGAATAGCCAAACCCTCCTCCTGACGCGGCTCTATGTGGAAGAGGCGATTCGCCAATGGGAGCCCCGAATTGAACTGGATGGGGTGTTTACCCAACCCGATCCCGTGCGGGGACGGCTAGACATTATCATTCAATATCATTTCAAAGACACCCACGATTCCCGTAGTCTAGTGTATCCGTTCTATTTGACCCCTCCGAGTTAA
- a CDS encoding putative baseplate assembly protein, with the protein MEFDFLPQLPKSNLDDRKFEDLVEECLLRIPRYCPEWTNFNPSDPGVTMIELFAWLSDQMLMRFNRVPERNYITFLELLGIRLQAPRPAQTHVTFYLSASLPEPYTIAAGVETATNRTEAEEAIVFSTDHPLTIGVPRIRHLLTADSVEERPQILRDRFSGTWTMLPSGDWEGRDLELFSEQPSEGNCFYLVFDPQQEISGNVVAVNFRGEAATATGINPEHPPRSWEAWTGTHWQSVLLRPQDDHTEGFSFSEVTRNGGNPLQGEDVIFHCPRQWPVETFGTYNGRWLRCTYRKVTVDQPGYLNSPRIVGMGCRALGGTVSATQSIAIANEILGESDGMPGQQFRLQGAPILPRSEGEYLRVTPPGGLPQRWQEVEDFADSGAEDLHYTLDSRTGELQLGPLIRESAQLLDQMDQWRQPQLTATAPDPTAIARKTGERQYGAVPPRGAMLTMVSYRTGGGQQGNVQRDTIRIVKSAVPYVAQVTNHEPARHGSDGETLEGAVLRVPKLLRTRDRAVTTEDFETLALQGGQGAIARARCLPTVNKEQAGTVELVLVPQLAIQRITEGYGTSPAELSLTPALIESTLAYLDDRRLLGVEVRCREPDYVGVSVHIEVALEPEYREPLAQQHIRTSLESQLYRFLNPVIGGLEGQGWEFGRPVYASDIINLFQAQVGVRYLGTIQLFRLTRTADGWERTLAQESHVAPGALGLICSWRDEMLRSSHVISVI; encoded by the coding sequence ATGGAATTCGATTTCCTGCCCCAACTGCCTAAATCCAACCTCGACGATCGCAAGTTTGAAGACCTCGTCGAAGAATGTTTGCTGCGGATTCCGCGCTACTGCCCAGAGTGGACGAACTTCAACCCCAGTGATCCGGGGGTGACGATGATTGAGCTATTTGCCTGGCTCTCGGATCAGATGTTGATGCGGTTTAATCGGGTTCCGGAGCGCAACTACATTACCTTTTTAGAACTCTTGGGGATTCGGCTCCAGGCTCCGCGTCCGGCCCAAACCCACGTCACGTTTTATCTCAGTGCATCCCTGCCGGAACCCTACACGATCGCAGCCGGGGTGGAAACCGCCACCAATCGCACCGAAGCCGAAGAAGCGATCGTCTTTAGCACGGATCATCCCCTTACCATTGGTGTGCCTCGGATTCGCCACCTCCTGACGGCGGATAGCGTGGAAGAACGGCCCCAAATTTTGCGCGATCGCTTCAGTGGCACTTGGACGATGCTACCTAGTGGCGATTGGGAAGGGCGCGATCTAGAACTGTTTAGCGAACAACCCAGCGAAGGGAATTGTTTTTATCTGGTGTTTGATCCCCAACAGGAGATCAGCGGCAATGTGGTGGCGGTGAACTTTCGGGGTGAAGCGGCCACCGCCACCGGGATTAACCCCGAACACCCCCCCCGCTCTTGGGAAGCCTGGACAGGAACCCATTGGCAATCGGTGCTGTTGCGGCCCCAGGATGACCATACCGAAGGGTTTAGTTTTAGCGAAGTGACCCGCAACGGTGGCAACCCCCTCCAAGGGGAGGATGTGATTTTTCACTGTCCGCGCCAATGGCCGGTGGAAACCTTCGGCACCTATAACGGACGCTGGTTACGGTGTACCTATCGCAAGGTCACGGTAGACCAACCGGGGTATTTAAATTCGCCGCGCATTGTGGGGATGGGCTGCCGGGCCTTGGGGGGAACGGTGAGCGCGACGCAATCGATCGCGATCGCCAACGAAATTCTCGGCGAAAGTGATGGTATGCCTGGTCAACAGTTCCGTCTCCAAGGTGCGCCGATTTTACCCCGCAGCGAGGGGGAATATCTGCGCGTTACACCGCCGGGGGGCTTGCCACAGCGGTGGCAGGAAGTGGAAGATTTTGCCGATTCGGGGGCAGAGGATTTACACTACACCCTCGATTCGCGCACGGGCGAACTTCAGCTTGGCCCGTTGATCCGTGAATCGGCTCAATTGTTAGATCAAATGGATCAATGGCGACAGCCGCAACTCACCGCTACAGCTCCCGATCCGACGGCGATCGCCCGCAAAACGGGAGAGCGTCAGTATGGGGCCGTGCCGCCGAGGGGGGCAATGTTAACGATGGTGTCGTACCGGACGGGGGGCGGTCAGCAGGGGAATGTGCAGCGCGATACGATCCGGATTGTTAAATCTGCCGTGCCCTATGTGGCTCAGGTGACGAACCATGAACCGGCTCGCCATGGGTCCGATGGGGAAACCTTAGAAGGGGCGGTGTTGCGGGTTCCGAAGTTGCTGCGCACCCGCGATCGCGCCGTCACCACCGAAGACTTTGAAACCCTCGCCCTCCAAGGGGGGCAAGGGGCGATCGCCCGCGCTCGCTGTCTCCCTACCGTCAACAAAGAACAGGCCGGCACAGTGGAACTCGTCCTCGTCCCCCAACTCGCCATCCAACGGATTACCGAAGGCTACGGCACATCCCCCGCCGAACTCAGCCTCACCCCTGCCTTAATTGAATCCACCCTGGCCTACCTTGACGATCGTCGCCTCCTGGGGGTGGAAGTCCGCTGCCGCGAACCGGACTATGTGGGGGTTTCCGTCCATATCGAAGTTGCCCTTGAACCGGAGTATCGCGAACCCCTGGCCCAGCAACATATCCGCACCAGTTTAGAATCCCAACTCTATCGCTTTCTCAACCCGGTGATTGGGGGGCTAGAGGGCCAAGGATGGGAGTTTGGCCGGCCTGTGTATGCTTCGGACATCATTAATTTGTTTCAGGCGCAGGTGGGGGTGCGGTATCTCGGTACGATCCAACTGTTCCGCCTGACCCGCACCGCTGATGGGTGGGAGCGCACCCTTGCCCAGGAGTCCCATGTGGCACCGGGAGCTTTGGGGTTAATCTGTTCTTGGCGGGATGAGATGTTGCGTTCTAGCCATGTGATTAGCGTCATTTAG
- a CDS encoding phage tail protein, which translates to MTQTRDTFPIRMQLTAMKLPEGRHQAIAASHDQRSQITLAAPTEETTPQACTLVIYPGEPSELLVRLENLTADPLRVALDVLGNFPAHWCQVGGEGNEIPPAGRMEVVLYFQVEADFFESPLGPPAGTPLQLDYAGQFVATYTTTTGGQPTQQAAEFQVLVRPRSLYLDFLPDVYREVDFVGRFLKIFEQAFEPDVQILNSLWAYLHPRTAPDALIPFLAYWVGWPLTPQLSLATQRRLIAGALQLYRWRGTRRGLKYAIHLFTDLPFEGNGGEDPAIQITEIGGRGFVLGETRLGRGATMGGGQPYHFVVELRSPSANPIDPDLVRKVIEQEKPAFCSYELYIISEDTEA; encoded by the coding sequence ATGACCCAAACCCGTGATACATTTCCCATCCGGATGCAACTGACGGCGATGAAATTGCCGGAGGGTCGTCATCAAGCGATCGCCGCCAGTCATGATCAACGGTCTCAAATCACCCTAGCCGCCCCCACGGAAGAGACCACCCCCCAAGCTTGCACCTTGGTCATCTATCCCGGCGAACCCAGTGAACTCCTCGTGCGTCTCGAAAACCTCACGGCAGACCCCCTCCGAGTTGCCCTAGATGTGCTCGGAAATTTTCCGGCCCACTGGTGTCAGGTGGGGGGCGAAGGCAATGAAATTCCCCCCGCTGGCCGGATGGAGGTGGTGCTGTATTTTCAGGTGGAGGCGGATTTTTTTGAGTCGCCCCTGGGGCCTCCAGCCGGAACCCCCTTACAATTGGACTACGCGGGTCAGTTTGTCGCCACCTACACCACCACCACCGGGGGACAACCGACCCAGCAGGCGGCGGAGTTTCAAGTGTTGGTGCGGCCGCGGAGCTTGTATTTAGATTTCTTGCCCGATGTCTACCGGGAGGTGGATTTTGTCGGCCGGTTTCTCAAGATTTTTGAGCAGGCTTTTGAGCCGGATGTGCAGATCCTCAATAGTTTGTGGGCGTATTTACATCCCCGCACAGCACCGGATGCGTTGATTCCGTTTTTGGCCTATTGGGTGGGGTGGCCGTTGACCCCCCAACTTTCCCTGGCCACCCAGCGACGGTTGATTGCGGGGGCTTTGCAGTTGTACCGCTGGCGGGGAACGCGGCGGGGTCTCAAGTATGCGATTCACCTGTTTACCGACTTGCCGTTCGAGGGGAATGGGGGGGAAGATCCCGCGATTCAAATTACAGAGATCGGAGGGCGGGGCTTTGTGCTGGGGGAAACGCGCTTGGGTCGGGGGGCGACAATGGGGGGAGGACAGCCCTATCATTTTGTGGTGGAGTTGCGATCGCCTTCCGCTAACCCGATCGATCCTGACCTCGTTCGTAAAGTTATCGAACAAGAAAAACCAGCTTTCTGTAGTTATGAACTATACATAATAAGTGAAGATACGGAGGCTTAA